A window of Lentibacillus sp. Marseille-P4043 contains these coding sequences:
- the ftsL gene encoding cell division protein FtsL, with amino-acid sequence MSENSARKWEQTYSTHAPKEKQVSVVRKTSWITKGEKMLYSVVCICLIAAGIYMVSFSSSTDSMNRNLQSIEQTVQKQKVKNEGLLYEKKELSRPERITSIAKKHGLKIQDAEIKQASVLNNN; translated from the coding sequence ATGAGTGAGAATAGTGCTCGCAAATGGGAACAAACATATTCAACACATGCCCCAAAAGAGAAACAAGTTTCAGTCGTACGTAAGACAAGCTGGATTACAAAGGGTGAAAAAATGTTGTATTCGGTCGTATGTATTTGTTTAATTGCGGCGGGAATATATATGGTTTCTTTTTCATCCTCAACTGATAGCATGAATCGAAATTTACAGTCAATCGAACAGACGGTACAGAAACAGAAAGTGAAGAATGAGGGTCTACTTTATGAAAAGAAAGAATTATCAAGACCAGAACGTATTACATCAATAGCTAAAAAACATGGGTTGAAAATACAAGATGCAGAAATTAAACAAGCAAGTGTACTAAACAACAACTAA
- the rsmH gene encoding 16S rRNA (cytosine(1402)-N(4))-methyltransferase RsmH yields MFEHYSVLKNEAVDGLAIKPNGTYVDCTVGGGGHSEQIASRLNENGLLVAFDQDEDALAAAQTRLASYQDKITFIRANFRSLEQKLQEYNVEHVDGILFDLGVSSPQLDRGERGFSYQHDAELDMRMNQDQDLTAFEVVNTWSYENLVKIFFKYGEEKFSKQIARKIEAHRSTKQIHTTHQLVEIIKEAIPAPARRKGGHPAKRIFQALRIAVNDELAAFNDALHQAARVISVHGRISVITFHSLEDRLCKQAFKKWSTTKQVPKNLPVLPADHVAPFNLITRKPINPSDQELTLNRRSRSAKLRIVEKINPWNEDFTYEEGWKKS; encoded by the coding sequence ATGTTTGAACATTATAGTGTTTTAAAAAATGAGGCGGTTGATGGTTTGGCAATTAAACCAAATGGTACATACGTCGATTGTACAGTTGGTGGAGGAGGACATTCGGAGCAAATTGCTTCCAGATTAAATGAAAATGGATTGCTTGTTGCTTTTGATCAGGATGAAGATGCATTGGCTGCGGCACAGACAAGGCTGGCATCATACCAGGACAAAATCACATTCATCCGAGCGAATTTCCGCAGTCTCGAACAAAAACTTCAAGAATATAATGTTGAGCATGTTGATGGTATTTTGTTTGACCTTGGTGTTTCATCTCCGCAATTAGATCGTGGAGAGCGAGGGTTTAGTTATCAACATGATGCCGAGCTAGATATGCGTATGAATCAGGACCAAGACTTAACTGCATTTGAGGTTGTCAACACATGGTCGTATGAAAACTTAGTGAAAATTTTCTTTAAATACGGTGAAGAAAAGTTTTCAAAACAAATAGCAAGAAAAATTGAAGCACATAGGTCCACAAAGCAAATCCACACGACACATCAATTGGTTGAAATTATCAAGGAGGCAATCCCTGCACCTGCACGAAGAAAAGGCGGTCATCCAGCAAAACGGATTTTTCAAGCATTAAGGATTGCAGTGAATGATGAATTGGCTGCTTTTAATGATGCATTGCACCAAGCTGCAAGAGTTATCTCTGTGCATGGACGGATTTCGGTGATCACTTTTCATTCACTTGAAGATCGGCTATGTAAACAAGCCTTCAAAAAATGGAGCACCACGAAACAAGTACCAAAAAATTTGCCCGTTCTCCCAGCAGATCATGTAGCGCCATTTAACTTAATAACAAGGAAACCAATAAATCCGAGTGATCAGGAATTAACGTTAAATCGTCGGTCTCGATCAGCAAAATTACGTATTGTCGAGAAAATTAATCCATGGAATGAAGATTTTACATATGAGGAAGGGTGGAAAAAATCATGA
- the mraZ gene encoding division/cell wall cluster transcriptional repressor MraZ encodes MFMGEFQHNIDTKGRIIVPAKFREELGDSFVVTRGLDKCLFAYPMEEWKLLEEKLKKLPLTKKDARAFTRFFFSGAVECEIDKQGRINIPQPLRNYATLNKECVVIGVSNRIEFWASENWDDYFNDSEESFAEIAENLMDFDI; translated from the coding sequence ATGTTCATGGGTGAATTTCAACATAACATTGATACAAAGGGGAGAATTATTGTCCCTGCTAAGTTCCGGGAAGAGCTTGGTGATAGCTTTGTTGTAACCCGTGGACTTGATAAATGTTTATTTGCCTATCCCATGGAGGAATGGAAACTGCTGGAAGAAAAGCTAAAAAAACTTCCACTTACCAAGAAAGATGCTAGAGCATTCACACGTTTTTTCTTTTCAGGTGCGGTCGAATGCGAAATAGACAAACAGGGCAGAATAAATATCCCACAGCCTTTAAGAAACTACGCAACTTTAAATAAGGAATGTGTAGTTATCGGCGTATCAAATCGCATTGAATTTTGGGCAAGTGAAAATTGGGATGATTATTTCAATGACTCTGAAGAATCATTTGCTGAGATTGCCGAAAATTTGATGGACTTTGATATTTAA
- the bshC gene encoding bacillithiol biosynthesis cysteine-adding enzyme BshC yields the protein MRIDPIQLQKQSKLMNDYRSNEIQIMNYFDYQPFLQSTYQTRVQDLKGRVFNREQLTKTLTVINNQWDAPDSTYKNIERLKENNSVVVIGGQQAGLLTGPLYTINKIISIIQLARQQEEALGVPVVPVFWIAGEDHDFDEINHIFLPEVPEMKKIKLLQRVVGKMSVSAIEKDDVTANQWIDHLFEQLVETGDTAKIYDTIKTCLNKSATYVDFFARIIYQLFAEEGVVLVDSAHPELRRIESEHFLMMLEYQPKISEGVFNCEQQLNQSGYAISLGVEPEDAHLFYDHGNERILLTRNRSGEWVGKQNEVSLTTEELVTIAKTEPERLSNNVVTRPLMQELLFPSLAFIGGPGEISYWSALKPAFHALNMSMPPVVPRLSFTFMERNVEKLINKYGITGDQAVNQGVIKERGNWLASQSNPPIKQMTEQIKRVVEEAHQPLRETAKSFRADLGELADKNLAYVFRDIEYLGTRLTKALEEKYAKELYEFDVINTTLHPNNGLQERVWNPLPLINRYGINFIKQLTETSCSFENEHYLVYM from the coding sequence ATGCGGATTGACCCTATTCAATTACAAAAACAATCTAAATTAATGAACGATTACCGTTCAAATGAGATACAAATAATGAACTACTTCGATTATCAACCTTTTTTGCAATCTACATACCAAACCAGGGTCCAGGATTTAAAAGGGCGTGTTTTTAATAGAGAGCAACTCACAAAAACGCTAACCGTTATAAATAACCAATGGGATGCTCCTGATTCTACATATAAAAACATTGAAAGATTAAAGGAAAACAATAGTGTAGTTGTTATTGGTGGTCAGCAAGCGGGGCTTTTAACAGGACCACTGTATACGATAAATAAAATCATTTCGATCATTCAGTTAGCCCGTCAACAAGAGGAGGCACTAGGAGTACCTGTTGTACCTGTCTTCTGGATAGCTGGTGAGGACCATGATTTTGATGAAATCAATCATATTTTTTTACCAGAAGTTCCGGAGATGAAAAAGATTAAATTATTGCAACGTGTTGTTGGAAAAATGTCTGTATCAGCTATTGAAAAAGATGATGTGACTGCAAATCAATGGATCGATCATTTATTTGAGCAGTTAGTAGAAACAGGGGATACAGCGAAAATATATGACACCATCAAAACGTGCTTAAATAAATCGGCGACATATGTTGATTTCTTTGCTCGGATCATTTACCAATTATTTGCGGAGGAAGGGGTTGTACTCGTTGACTCAGCACATCCTGAATTACGCAGGATAGAGAGTGAGCATTTCCTAATGATGCTGGAATATCAACCTAAAATCAGTGAAGGGGTATTTAACTGTGAGCAACAACTGAATCAATCTGGTTATGCTATTTCATTAGGTGTTGAGCCTGAAGATGCGCATCTTTTCTACGATCATGGCAATGAGCGAATTTTATTAACACGTAATCGTTCAGGGGAATGGGTAGGTAAACAGAATGAGGTTTCCCTAACTACAGAGGAATTGGTTACTATCGCCAAAACAGAGCCAGAACGCTTAAGTAATAATGTTGTCACTAGGCCTTTAATGCAGGAATTGCTTTTTCCGAGTTTAGCGTTTATTGGTGGTCCTGGTGAAATCAGTTATTGGTCAGCACTAAAACCTGCTTTTCACGCATTAAACATGAGCATGCCGCCTGTCGTGCCGCGTTTATCTTTTACATTTATGGAACGAAATGTGGAAAAATTAATAAATAAATACGGAATAACAGGGGATCAGGCAGTTAACCAAGGTGTGATCAAGGAACGAGGGAATTGGTTGGCGTCCCAAAGTAATCCGCCAATTAAACAAATGACAGAGCAAATTAAACGTGTAGTGGAGGAAGCGCATCAACCACTTCGAGAAACTGCAAAGAGTTTCCGCGCGGATTTGGGGGAACTGGCCGATAAGAATTTAGCTTACGTATTTCGTGATATCGAGTATTTAGGAACGAGACTAACGAAAGCCCTTGAAGAGAAATATGCAAAAGAACTATATGAATTTGATGTGATTAATACTACATTACATCCTAATAATGGGTTACAAGAACGAGTTTGGAATCCATTACCATTGATTAATCGATATGGTATCAACTTCATAAAACAATTAACAGAAACGTCTTGTTCGTTTGAAAATGAACATTACCTTGTCTACATGTGA
- a CDS encoding DUF3397 domain-containing protein — protein MFDIVVYFIAFLVTVPIIATWIVYQISVKIHRQKWRAIHIAVNWTTILYILAVIGLFTVVFNHGFTGWILVFLMMVLSFIIFLQWKTKMEVEFKRAFKGFWRFSFLLFSFLYICLVLIGLMQQIFLL, from the coding sequence ATGTTTGATATTGTTGTTTATTTTATCGCGTTTTTGGTCACAGTACCTATCATTGCGACTTGGATTGTCTATCAAATTTCAGTAAAAATCCATCGGCAAAAATGGCGAGCGATTCACATTGCTGTCAACTGGACGACCATTTTGTACATACTAGCTGTTATTGGTCTTTTTACCGTTGTTTTTAACCACGGCTTTACTGGTTGGATTTTAGTTTTCTTAATGATGGTCCTTTCTTTTATTATTTTTTTGCAATGGAAAACAAAGATGGAGGTTGAATTTAAGCGTGCATTTAAAGGGTTTTGGCGATTTTCATTTTTGTTATTTTCGTTTTTATACATATGTTTAGTATTAATCGGGCTAATGCAACAGATTTTCTTGCTTTAA
- a CDS encoding 2-dehydropantoate 2-reductase produces the protein MKIGIIGGGSIGLLLSWYLSGVHEVTIYVRSTQQKKSINEYGISHTQHSVPRTVPALLTEELGQEDCYIVCVKQPQLTNVVPYITKIVSKTPLIFLQNGMAHIDQIKNIAVPVFLGIVEHGAQRLNSCTVAHTGQGLIKLATYNEKREMLKAVVTNLNQPKFPIRMENDWLSMLGEKLVVNAVINPLTALFEVQNGEVIRNPYIVSIAKELCHEASMVLGLPFLEQWKHVLTVAEKTKENVSSMWKDLKENQQTENEAISGFLLNRARQNIPYTSFVYNGIRALERKKGIKD, from the coding sequence ATGAAGATTGGGATTATTGGCGGGGGATCTATCGGTTTACTGTTGAGCTGGTATCTTTCTGGTGTGCATGAAGTCACTATTTATGTGCGAAGTACTCAGCAAAAAAAATCGATTAATGAGTATGGGATTAGTCACACACAGCACTCTGTTCCCCGGACAGTGCCAGCATTGTTAACGGAAGAATTAGGGCAAGAAGATTGTTATATTGTCTGTGTTAAACAACCACAGCTTACAAATGTAGTGCCGTACATAACAAAAATCGTATCAAAAACACCTCTTATTTTTTTACAAAATGGGATGGCACACATTGACCAGATAAAAAATATCGCTGTGCCAGTATTTCTGGGAATTGTCGAGCATGGTGCACAGCGGCTAAATAGTTGTACGGTTGCACATACGGGGCAAGGACTGATCAAGCTGGCCACCTATAATGAGAAACGAGAAATGCTAAAAGCAGTAGTTACGAATTTAAATCAACCGAAATTTCCAATTCGAATGGAGAATGATTGGTTATCTATGCTTGGTGAAAAATTAGTCGTTAATGCAGTTATTAACCCATTAACAGCTTTGTTTGAAGTTCAAAATGGGGAAGTGATCCGCAACCCCTATATTGTCTCGATAGCAAAGGAATTATGTCATGAGGCATCTATGGTGCTTGGGCTACCTTTTTTGGAACAATGGAAGCACGTCCTCACCGTAGCTGAAAAAACTAAGGAAAATGTGTCATCAATGTGGAAAGATCTTAAGGAAAACCAACAGACGGAAAATGAGGCGATTTCAGGCTTCTTACTAAACCGCGCTAGACAGAATATTCCATATACATCATTTGTATACAACGGCATTAGAGCGCTGGAAAGGAAAAAGGGGATTAAAGATTAG
- a CDS encoding N-acetyltransferase yields MNDVKVEKLLINYKTLEKFKRFKEYGNQELSMLEDLQSNIVENDSESPFYGIYFGNALVARMSLYKVDKKYDLYFEPAHDYLVLWKLEVLPDYRGNNYGKALVEFAKSYNLPIKTNPRINSQGFWEKMGFQKAKYEMERDFGENPLIWMPDGVNEKDLKSN; encoded by the coding sequence ATGAACGATGTAAAGGTTGAGAAACTACTGATTAATTATAAAACATTGGAGAAATTCAAGCGATTCAAAGAATATGGGAATCAAGAATTATCCATGTTAGAGGATTTACAAAGCAACATTGTGGAAAATGATAGCGAATCACCATTTTACGGTATTTATTTCGGTAATGCACTTGTGGCCCGTATGAGCTTGTACAAGGTGGATAAAAAATACGATCTGTATTTTGAACCAGCACATGATTACTTAGTACTGTGGAAGCTCGAGGTGCTACCGGATTATAGAGGAAACAATTATGGTAAGGCTTTGGTTGAATTTGCTAAAAGCTACAATCTGCCTATCAAAACAAACCCTCGTATTAACTCCCAAGGTTTCTGGGAGAAAATGGGTTTCCAAAAAGCGAAGTACGAAATGGAACGCGATTTTGGAGAAAACCCATTAATTTGGATGCCCGATGGAGTAAACGAAAAAGATCTAAAATCAAACTAA
- a CDS encoding RsfA family transcriptional regulator, producing MEATRQDAWTKDEDVILAETVIRYIREGQTQLEAFKDVAKQLSRTSAACGFRWNATIRKHYQDAIHNAKEERKQAGRKTTSWSYVEPSDYVDKDPIATAISLLEKMKINYSAENQLTQKEQEKIIKHLEQENEKLKAQLQRYEGAWQEMGKLWDWVTDQTKE from the coding sequence ATGGAAGCAACACGTCAAGATGCATGGACGAAGGATGAAGATGTTATTTTAGCAGAAACAGTAATTCGCTATATTAGAGAGGGCCAAACACAACTAGAGGCTTTTAAAGATGTGGCAAAGCAGTTGTCCCGTACATCTGCTGCTTGTGGGTTTCGATGGAATGCAACCATACGTAAGCATTATCAAGATGCTATTCATAATGCAAAAGAAGAACGCAAACAAGCCGGAAGAAAAACAACATCGTGGAGCTATGTGGAGCCATCAGATTATGTGGATAAAGATCCAATAGCAACAGCTATATCACTATTGGAAAAAATGAAAATAAATTATTCTGCGGAAAATCAGCTAACCCAAAAGGAACAAGAGAAAATTATTAAACATCTCGAACAGGAAAATGAAAAATTAAAAGCTCAGTTACAACGCTATGAAGGGGCATGGCAAGAAATGGGGAAGTTGTGGGATTGGGTAACTGATCAAACGAAAGAATAA
- a CDS encoding enoyl-CoA hydratase/isomerase family protein, translating into MDTVKYHVHKEGYVEIKLNRPEKRNAISGEMRTDLKEAIQRAKQEPISCLVITGTGDEVFCAGGDLKELHGDLTTEEAFSQLYEMKEVLYEIAAFPVPTICLLNGNALGGGCELAAACDVRIAKDTATFGFVQTKLGITPGWGGGVLLYESVHASFAFHWLMAAEIYDARYLQEQGFIHKVVEKADWNNHEKLLEPYVTKSFEQMKLIKRQYLKKISILSLSSLMDEEVRVCANLWESPAHKKAVGKFLARK; encoded by the coding sequence TTGGATACTGTAAAATATCACGTACATAAAGAAGGATATGTTGAAATTAAACTTAACCGCCCAGAGAAAAGAAATGCTATATCAGGGGAAATGAGAACAGATTTGAAAGAGGCCATACAACGGGCAAAACAAGAACCAATTTCATGCCTTGTGATTACAGGGACAGGAGATGAAGTGTTTTGCGCCGGCGGGGATTTAAAGGAATTACATGGGGATTTGACAACAGAAGAAGCCTTTAGCCAGTTGTACGAAATGAAAGAGGTGCTTTATGAAATTGCTGCATTTCCGGTTCCAACTATTTGTTTGTTAAATGGCAATGCATTAGGTGGAGGATGTGAACTTGCTGCTGCCTGTGATGTGCGAATTGCGAAAGATACTGCTACATTCGGGTTTGTACAAACAAAACTTGGAATAACACCAGGTTGGGGAGGCGGCGTCCTCTTATATGAAAGCGTCCATGCTAGTTTCGCGTTCCATTGGTTAATGGCTGCGGAAATTTATGATGCCAGGTATTTACAAGAACAAGGATTTATCCATAAGGTTGTTGAAAAAGCAGATTGGAATAACCATGAAAAATTACTAGAACCATATGTGACAAAATCATTTGAACAAATGAAATTAATAAAGAGACAGTATTTGAAGAAAATATCAATTTTAAGTTTGTCCTCTTTAATGGACGAAGAGGTTCGGGTGTGTGCTAATCTTTGGGAATCACCTGCACATAAAAAAGCTGTAGGAAAATTTTTGGCACGAAAATAG
- the rpmF gene encoding 50S ribosomal protein L32, whose amino-acid sequence MAVPKRRTSKKVKNQRRTHKKLHTPGMVECSNCGELTKPHHVCKSCGQYDGKEVVSNI is encoded by the coding sequence ATGGCAGTACCTAAAAGAAGAACTTCTAAAAAAGTTAAAAACCAACGTCGTACTCATAAAAAATTACACACACCTGGCATGGTAGAATGCTCAAATTGTGGTGAATTAACAAAACCACACCATGTTTGCAAATCTTGTGGACAATATGACGGAAAAGAAGTTGTAAGCAATATCTAA
- a CDS encoding YceD family protein, whose amino-acid sequence MKFSVSQLKRSTLNGPFTFDDVDDVSELETMNNDIRKIDLVHVYGECTIQGEQLIFSFTINGKMILPCARTLVDVPYPFDIKALEVFTLSDFYGEEEEENEIHPIDGEMLDLTPYIKENILLEVPFRVFSDDAKAKGDAPVKGDGWEFISEEETEKTIDPRLKKLESLFDNNEKEK is encoded by the coding sequence ATGAAATTTTCGGTAAGTCAACTTAAACGAAGTACGTTAAATGGGCCTTTTACGTTTGATGATGTTGATGATGTTTCGGAATTAGAAACAATGAACAATGATATTCGAAAAATAGACCTGGTTCATGTTTATGGAGAATGTACTATACAAGGGGAACAACTTATTTTTTCTTTTACCATAAATGGCAAAATGATTTTACCTTGTGCTAGAACGTTGGTTGATGTGCCATATCCGTTTGATATTAAGGCACTTGAGGTGTTTACACTATCTGATTTTTATGGTGAAGAAGAAGAGGAAAATGAAATTCATCCAATAGACGGGGAAATGCTTGACTTAACCCCCTATATAAAGGAAAATATCTTATTAGAGGTTCCATTTCGAGTGTTCTCCGATGATGCAAAAGCTAAAGGAGATGCCCCGGTGAAAGGCGATGGATGGGAATTTATTTCTGAAGAGGAAACTGAAAAAACGATCGATCCTCGTTTGAAAAAATTGGAGTCCTTATTTGATAATAATGAGAAAGAAAAATAA
- a CDS encoding nucleotidyltransferase, with protein sequence MKACGLIVEYNPFHNGHVYHLEEAKKVSKADCMITVMSGSFLQRGEPAIIDKFHRTNAALASGIDIVVELPYVFAVQSSDLFAKGSILTLHALGIDSICFGSESGMISDFVTGYHTFYERKDLFRETLKEQLNQGMAYPEASRLAYQKIGLTTAGMDLAKPNNILGFSYVKAILENSLPIEPLTIKRSKSGYHDETITSSIASATSIRKQLFTSGKITPEIAETIPKATKEELERYYHTASCWHHWEAYFNLLHYRVMTMSKTELRAIQGVDEGLEYRIKKTAKTATSFTEWVKAIKTKRYTWTRLQRMFVHILTNTKKQDMDRLTNLSSIPYVRILGLTETGRAYLNKAKKQTDVPLISNLSRTNPPMLSLEEKATAAYYSILPPTIRQQLRRQELQPPIMI encoded by the coding sequence ATGAAAGCATGTGGTTTAATCGTCGAGTATAATCCATTTCATAATGGGCATGTATATCATCTAGAAGAAGCGAAAAAAGTCTCTAAAGCCGATTGCATGATCACAGTCATGAGCGGCTCTTTCTTGCAGCGAGGTGAGCCCGCAATCATCGATAAATTTCACCGCACAAACGCGGCTCTTGCCAGTGGCATTGACATCGTTGTTGAGTTACCATACGTGTTTGCAGTACAGAGCAGTGACTTATTTGCCAAAGGGTCAATTTTAACACTTCACGCATTAGGAATTGATTCAATCTGCTTTGGTAGTGAATCAGGTATGATCAGTGATTTCGTTACGGGATACCACACATTTTATGAGCGCAAGGATTTGTTTAGGGAAACATTAAAAGAACAGTTAAATCAGGGGATGGCTTACCCTGAAGCAAGTAGATTAGCTTATCAAAAAATCGGCTTAACCACGGCAGGTATGGATTTAGCAAAGCCAAATAACATCTTAGGATTTAGTTATGTAAAAGCAATTTTGGAAAATAGTCTACCAATTGAGCCGTTAACAATCAAGCGAAGCAAAAGTGGTTATCATGATGAAACAATCACTAGCTCTATCGCCAGTGCAACAAGTATTCGGAAACAACTTTTTACTTCTGGAAAAATCACACCGGAAATTGCAGAAACAATTCCTAAGGCAACCAAAGAGGAGCTAGAAAGGTATTATCATACTGCTTCATGCTGGCATCATTGGGAAGCGTATTTTAATCTATTACATTATCGTGTGATGACCATGTCCAAAACTGAACTAAGAGCGATCCAAGGGGTTGATGAGGGGTTGGAGTATCGCATCAAAAAAACAGCAAAGACTGCAACCTCATTTACTGAATGGGTCAAGGCTATTAAAACAAAACGCTACACGTGGACAAGGCTGCAACGGATGTTTGTCCATATTTTAACAAATACAAAGAAGCAAGATATGGATAGACTTACCAATCTATCCTCAATCCCATATGTGCGTATTCTAGGACTAACAGAAACAGGTAGAGCATACCTTAATAAAGCCAAAAAGCAGACGGATGTGCCACTGATTTCAAACCTAAGTCGAACGAATCCACCTATGTTATCGCTTGAAGAGAAAGCTACTGCTGCTTATTATAGTATTCTTCCTCCAACGATTAGGCAACAGCTACGTCGACAGGAACTTCAGCCGCCAATTATGATATAA
- a CDS encoding SepM family pheromone-processing serine protease: MKITKRHIISFIIVVAIAFFLSAYKLPYYIYKPGGADALNPIVAVDGGHESAGDMHLVTVRGGQATPVQYVWAKLLPHHEVLPISQVRPEGITEDEYFHVQLQMMENSQEASTVVAYKAANEDISIDYNGVYVVSVIKGMPAESKLKMGDRITSIDGKVIEETDDLISYVENKSAGDTISIEFERDDETMTKEIELESFKELDNKVGIGIQLVTDRSVSVDPDVNFSSGSIGGPSAGLMFSLEIYDQLTEADLTHGYQIAGTGEIDYNGNVGRIGGIDKKVIAADDEGCKVFFAPNENGAADSNYEVAKETAEEIGTDMKVVPVDTFDDALTYLKKLK, from the coding sequence GTGAAGATAACGAAGCGTCATATAATATCGTTCATTATTGTTGTAGCAATTGCCTTTTTTCTATCTGCATATAAGTTACCGTACTATATTTACAAACCGGGTGGAGCAGATGCATTAAATCCAATTGTCGCCGTTGATGGTGGGCATGAGAGTGCTGGTGATATGCACTTAGTAACTGTAAGAGGGGGACAAGCAACTCCGGTACAGTATGTGTGGGCTAAGCTACTGCCACACCACGAGGTATTACCAATAAGTCAGGTTAGGCCTGAAGGAATTACCGAGGACGAATATTTTCATGTCCAATTACAGATGATGGAGAACTCTCAGGAAGCATCTACAGTAGTAGCATATAAAGCGGCTAATGAAGATATTTCAATTGATTATAATGGTGTTTACGTTGTGTCTGTTATCAAGGGAATGCCTGCTGAGAGTAAGTTAAAAATGGGTGATCGGATTACCAGCATTGATGGAAAAGTAATTGAGGAAACAGATGATTTGATTTCTTATGTTGAGAATAAAAGTGCTGGTGATACAATTTCAATTGAATTTGAGCGAGACGATGAAACAATGACAAAAGAAATTGAATTGGAATCTTTTAAAGAATTAGATAATAAAGTAGGGATTGGCATTCAATTGGTAACTGATCGTAGTGTTAGCGTTGATCCCGATGTCAATTTTTCCAGCGGTAGTATTGGCGGTCCAAGTGCTGGGCTAATGTTTTCCTTAGAAATTTATGATCAACTGACAGAAGCGGATTTAACACATGGATATCAAATTGCCGGAACGGGAGAAATTGATTATAACGGGAATGTTGGACGAATCGGTGGCATTGATAAAAAAGTTATTGCTGCGGATGATGAAGGCTGTAAAGTATTTTTTGCACCTAATGAAAATGGTGCAGCTGATTCCAACTATGAGGTAGCAAAGGAAACAGCAGAGGAAATCGGAACCGATATGAAGGTTGTTCCTGTAGATACATTTGATGATGCCTTAACATACTTAAAAAAGCTTAAATAA